In the genome of Mytilus edulis chromosome 3, xbMytEdul2.2, whole genome shotgun sequence, one region contains:
- the LOC139516212 gene encoding uncharacterized transmembrane protein DDB_G0289901-like isoform X7: MWRIIIATCLAASAASLIPNYKSNDGYGTPTGYDDHYGKMTHGHGKTDHGDSKGKNGYSDGYSNTVYDDSYGKNGYSDGYGKTGYDNSYGKTGNSGGNGNTGNSVSHIAEILGGSQSTHTSSGHRKDYGSSGYKKSKKVVVVSHSGNTGNSVNHIAGILGGGSLTTHTSSGYGNDYGSSGYKKPKKVVVVSHSGSTENSVGNLAGILGGGSQATHTSSGYGNDYGSSGYKKHKNGVVVSNSGGTGNSVNHIAGILGGGSQGTHTSSGYGNDYGSSGYKKHKNGVVVSNSGSTGNSVDHIAGILGGGSQGTHTSSGYGNDYGSSGYKKPKKVVVVSNSGSTGNSVGNLAGILGGGSQGTHTSSGYGNDYGSSGYKKPKKVVVVSNSGGTGNSVNHIAGILGGGSQGTHSSSGYGNDYGSSGYKKPKKVVVVSNSGSTGNSVGNLDGILGGGSQGTHTSSGYGNDYGSSGYKKPKKVVVVSNSGSTGNSVGNLAGILGGGSQGTHTPSGYGNDYGSSGYKKHKKVVVVSNSGGTGNSVNHIAGILGGGSQGTHTSSGYGNDYGSSGYKKPKKVVVVSNSGGTGNSVNHIAGIVGGGSQGTHSSSGYGNDYGSSGYKKPKKVVVVSNSGSTGNSVGNLAGILGGGSQGTHTSSGYGNDYGSSGYKKPKKVVVVSNSGSTGNSVGNLAGILGGASQGTHTSSGYGNDYGSSGYKKHKKVVVVSNSGGTRNSVNHIAGILGGGSQSTHTSSGYGNDYGSSGYKKPKKVVVVSNSGSTGNSVGNLAGILGGGSQGTHTSSGYGNDYGPSGYKKHKKVVVVSNSGSRGNSVNQIAGILGGSQSTHTSSGYGNDYGSSGYKEPKKVVVVSHSGSTGNSVGNLAGILGGGSQGTHSSSGYGNDYGSSGYKKPKKGVVESNSGNTGSSVNHIAGILGGSQSTRTSSGYRNDYGSSGYKKPKKVVVVSNSGSTGNSVGNLAGILGGGSQGTHTSSGYGNDYGSSGYKKPKKVVVVSHSGSTGNSVGNLARILGGGSQGTHSSSGYGNDYGSSGYKKHKKVVVVSNSGNTGSSVNHIAGILGGSQSTHTSSGYRNDYGSSGYKKPKKVVVVSNSGSTGNSVGNLAGILGGGSQGTHTSSGYGNDYGSSGYKKPKKKVVVVSHSGSTGNSVGNRAGILGGGSQGTHSSSGYGNDYGSSGYKKHKKVVVVSNSGNTGSSVNHIAGILGGSHNTHTSSGHGKDYGSSGYKKSKKVTVVPNTSNTVHSARIIAGILGGSHNTHTSSGHGNDYGSSGYKKSKKVIVVPNTSNAVHSARIIAGILGGSQNSHTSSGHGKDYGSSGYKKSKKVIVVPNTSNAVHSARIIAGILGGSQNSHTSSGQGKDYGSSGYKKSKKVVISNSGNTGNSADHIAAILGGSQSIHTPWSGHGKDYGSSGYKKSKKVIVVPSASNTGNSVGQISNILGGSQSTHTTSGHGNDYGSTGYRKVNNGGMNGITIRNGGRRQFMFRPCTPVFHPKNYRKFNVNRRPGYGDDTGY; encoded by the exons ATGTGGCGAATAATTATAGCAACATGTCTTGCAGCAAGTGCAG catCTCTAATACCAAACTACAAATCAAACGATGGTTATGGTACGCCAACAGGATACGATGACCATTACGGGAAAATGACACATGGTCATGGTAAAACAGATCACGGTGACAGTAAAGGGAAAAACGGATACAGTGACGGTTATAGTAATACAGTTTATGATGACAGTTACGGGAAAAATGGATACAGTGACGGTTATGGTAAAACAGGTTACGATAACAGTTACGGGAAAACAGGAAACAGTGGAGGTAATGGAAACACAGGAAATTCGGTCAGCCATATAGCCGAAATTTTAGGTGGATCTCAAAGCACACATACATCGTCCGGTCACAGAAAAGACTATGGGTCTTCAGGATATAAAAAATCGAAAAAGGTTGTAGTTGTATCGCACTCTGGAAACACAGGAAATTCGGTCAACCATATAGCCGGAATTTTAGGTGGTGGATCTCTAACCACACATACATCGTCAGGTTATGGAAATGACTATGGGTCTTCAGGATATAAGAAACCTAAAAAAGTTGTAGTTGTATCGCACTCTGGAAGCACAGAAAATTCAGTAGGCAATCTAGCCGGAATCTTAGGTGGTGGATCTCAGGCAACACATACATCTTCAGGTTATGGAAATGACTATGGGTCTTCAGGATACAAGAAACATAAAAACGGTGTAGTTGTATCGAACTCTGGAGGAACAGGAAATTCAGTCAACCATATAGCCGGAATCTTAGGTGGTGGATCTCAGGGTACACATACATCGTCAGGTTATGGAAATGACTATGGGTCTTCAGGATATAAGAAACATAAAAACGGTGTAGTTGTATCAAACTCTGGAAGCACAGGAAATTCAGTAGATCATATAGCCGGAATCTTAGGTGGTGGATCTCAGGGTACACATACATCGTCAGGTTATGGAAATGACTATGGATCTTCAGGATATAAGAAACCTAAAAAAGTTGTAGTTGTATCAAACTCTGGAAGCACAGGAAATTCAGTCGGCAATCTAGCCGGAATCTTAG GTGGTGGATCTCAGGGTACACATACATCGTCAGGTTATGGAAATGACTATGGGTCTTCAGGATATAAGAAACCTAAAAAGGTTGTAGTTGTATCGAATTCTGGAGGAACAGGAAATTCAGTCAACCATATAGCCGGAATCTTAGGTGGTGGATCTCAGGGTACACATTCATCGTCAGGTTATGGAAATGACTATGGGTCTTCAGGATATAAGAAACCTAAAAAGGTTGTAGTTGTATCAAACTCTGGAAGCACAGGAAATTCAGTCGGCAATCTAGACGGAATCTTAGGTGGTGGATCTCAGGGTACACATACATCGTCAGGTTATGGAAATGACTATGGATCTTCAGGATATAAGAAACCTAAAAAAGTTGTAGTTGTATCAAACTCTGGAAGCACAGGAAATTCAGTCGGCAATCTAGCCGGAATCTTAGGTGGTGGATCTCAGGGGACACATACACCTTCAGGTTATGGAAATGATTATGGGTCTTCAGGAtataagaaacataaaaaggttgTAGTTGTATCGAATTCTGGAGGAACAGGAAATTCAGTCAACCATATAGCCGGAATCTTAGGTGGTGGATCTCAGGGTACACATACATCGTCAGGTTATGGAAATGACTATGGGTCTTCAGGATATAAGAAACCTAAAAAGGTTGTAGTTGTATCGAATTCTGGAGGAACAGGAAATTCGGTCAACCATATAGCCGGAATCGTAGGTGGTGGATCTCAGGGTACACATTCATCGTCAGGTTATGGAAATGACTATGGGTCTTCAGGATATAAGAAACCTAAAAAGGTTGTAGTTGTATCAAACTCTGGAAGCACAGGAAATTCAGTCGGCAATCTAGCCGGAATCTTAGGTGGTGGATCTCAGGGTACACATACATCGTCAGGTTATGGAAATGACTATGGATCTTCAGGATATAAGAAACCTAAAAAAGTTGTAGTTGTATCAAACTCTGGAAGCACAGGAAATTCAGTCGGCAATCTAGCCGGAATCTTAGGTGGTGCATCTCAGGGGACACATACATCTTCAGGTTATGGAAATGATTATGGGTCTTCAGGAtataagaaacataaaaaggttgTAGTTGTATCGAATTCTGGAGGAACAAGAAATTCAGTCAACCATATAGCCGGAATCTTAGGTG GTGGATCTCAAAGCACACATACATCGTCAGGTTATGGAAATGACTATGGGTCTTCAGGATATAAGAAACCTAAAAAGGTTGTAGTTGTATCAAACTCTGGAAGCACAGGAAATTCAGTCGGCAATCTAGCCGGAATCTTAGGTGGTGGATCTCAGGGTACACATACATCGTCAGGTTATGGAAATGACTATGGGCCTTCAGGAtataagaaacataaaaaggttgTAGTGGTATCGAACTCTGGAAGCAGAGGAAATTCAGTTAACCAAATAGCCGGTATTTTAGGTGGATCTCAAAGCACACATACATCGTCAGGTTATGGAAATGACTATGGGTCTTCAGGATATAAGGAACCTAAAAAAGTTGTAGTTGTATCGCACTCTGGAAGCACAGGAAATTCAGTCGGCAATCTAGCCGGAATCTTAGGTGGTGGATCTCAGGGTACACATTCATCGTCAGGTTATGGGAATGACTATGGGTCTTCAGGATATAAGAAACCTAAAAAAGGTGTAGTTGAATCAAACTCTGGAAACACAGGTAGTTCAGTTAACCATATAGCCGGAATTTTAGGTGGATCTCAAAGCACACGTACATCGTCAGGTTATAGAAATGACTATGGGTCTTCAGGATATAAGAAACCTAAAAAGGTTGTAGTTGTATCAAACTCTGGAAGCACAGGAAATTCAGTCGGCAATCTAGCCGGAATCTTAGGTGGTGGATCTCAGGGGACACATACATCGTCAGGTTATGGAAATGACTATGGGTCTTCAGGATATAAGAAACCTAAAAAAGTTGTAGTTGTATCGCACTCTGGAAGCACAGGAAATTCAGTCGGCAATCTAGCCAGAATCTTAGGTGGTGGATCTCAGGGTACACATTCATCGTCAGGTTATGGGAATGACTATGGGTCTTCAGGATATAAGAAACATAAAAAAGTTGTAGTTGTATCAAACTCTGGAAACACAGGTAGTTCAGTTAATCATATAGCCGGAATTTTAGGTGGATCTCAAAGCACACATACATCGTCAGGTTATAGAAATGACTATGGGTCTTCAGGATATAAGAAACCTAAAAAGGTTGTAGTTGTATCAAACTCTGGAAGCACAGGAAATTCAGTCGGCAATCTAGCCGGAATCTTAGGTGGTGGATCTCAGGGGACACATACATCGTCAGGTTATGGAAATGACTATGGGTCTTCAGGATATAagaaacctaaaaaaaaagttgtagttGTATCGCACTCTGGAAGCACAGGAAATTCAGTCGGCAATCGAGCCGGAATCTTAGGTGGTGGATCCCAGGGTACACATTCATCGTCAGGTTATGGGAATGACTATGGGTCTTCAGGATATAAGAAACATAAAAAAGTTGTAGTTGTATCAAACTCTGGAAACACAGGTAGTTCAGTTAACCATATAGCCGGAATTTTAGGTGGATCTCACAATACACATACATCTTCAGGTCACGGAAAAGACTATGGGTCTTCAGGatataaaaaatctaagaagGTTACAGTTGTTCCGAACACTAGCAACACAGTACATTCGGCCCGAATTATAGCCGGAATTTTAGGTGGATCTCACAACACACATACATCTTCAGGTCACGGAAACGACTATGGGTCTTCAGGatataaaaaatctaagaagGTTATAGTTGTTCCGAACACTAGCAACGCAGTACATTCGGCACGAATTATAGCCGGAATTTTAGGTGGATCCCAAAACTCACATACATCTTCAGGTCACGGAAAAGACTATGGGTCTTCAGGatataaaaaatctaagaagGTTATAGTTGTTCCGAACACTAGCAACGCAGTACATTCGGCACGAATTATAGCCGGAATTTTAGGTGGATCCCAAAACTCACATACATCTTCAGGTCAAGGAAAAGACTATGGGTCTTCAGGATATAAGAAATCTAAAAAGGTTGTAATATCTAACTCTGGCAACACAGGAAATTCGGCTGACCATATAGCCGCAATTTTAGGCGGATCTCAAAGCATACATACACCGTGGTCTGGTCACGGAAAAGACTATGGGTCTTCCGGatataaaaaatctaagaagGTTATAGTTGTACCAAGCGCTAGCAACACAGGAAATTCGGTCGGCCAAATATCCAACATCTTAGGTGGATCTCAAAGCACACATACTACTTCAGGTCACGGAAATGACTATGGGTCTACAGGGTATCGAAAGGTTAACAATGGAG GTATGAATGGCATAACAATCAGAAACGGAGGCAGACGACAGTTTATGTTTAGGCCTT GTACTCCTGTCTTCCATCCTAAAAATTACAGAAAGTTTAACGTTAACAGAAGACCAG GTTATGGTGATGATACAGGGTATTAA
- the LOC139516212 gene encoding uncharacterized transmembrane protein DDB_G0289901-like isoform X13, which produces MWRIIIATCLAASAASLIPNYKSNDGYGTPTGYDDHYGKMTHGHGKTDHGDSKGKNGYSDGYSNTVYDDSYGKNGYSDGYGKTGYDNSYGKTGNSGGNGNTGNSVSHIAEILGGSQSTHTSSGHRKDYGSSGYKKSKKVVVVSHSGNTGNSVNHIAGILGGGSLTTHTSSGYGNDYGSSGYKKPKKVVVVSHSGSTENSVGNLAGILGGGSQATHTSSGYGNDYGSSGYKKHKNGVVVSNSGGTGNSVNHIAGILGGGSQGTHTSSGYGNDYGSSGYKKHKNGVVVSNSGSTGNSVDHIAGILGGGSQGTHTSSGYGNDYGSSGYKKPKKVVVVSNSGSTGNSVGNLAGILGGGSQGTHTSSGYGNDYGSSGYKKHKKVVVVSNSGGTGNSVNHIAGISGGGSQGTHTSSGYGNDYGSSGYKKPKKVVVVSNSGGTGNSVNHIAGILGGGSQGTHSSSGYGNDYGSSGYKKPKKVVVVSNSGSTGNSVGNLDGILGGGSQGTHTSSGYGNDYGSSGYKKPKKVVVVSNSGSTGNSVGNLAGILGGGSQGTHTSSGYGNDYGSSGYKKPKKVVVVSNSGSTGNSVGNLAGILGGGSQGTHTSSGYGNDYGSSGYKKPKKVVVVSNSGSTGNSVGNLAGILGGASQGTHTSSGYGNDYGSSGYKKHKKVVVVSNSGGTRNSVNHIAGILGGGSQSTHTSSGYGNDYGSSGYKKPKKVVVVSNSGSTGNSVGNLAGILGGGSQGTHTSSGYGNDYGPSGYKKHKKVVVVSNSGSRGNSVNQIAGILGGSQSTHTSSGYGNDYGSSGYKEPKKVVVVSHSGSTGNSVGNLAGILGGGSQGTHSSSGYGNDYGSSGYKKPKKGVVESNSGNTGSSVNHIAGILGGSQSTRTSSGYRNDYGSSGYKKPKKVVVVSNSGSTGNSVGNLAGILGGGSQGTHTSSGYGNDYGSSGYKKPKKVVVVSHSGSTGNSVGNLARILGGGSQGTHSSSGYGNDYGSSGYKKHKKVVVVSNSGNTGSSVNHIAGILGGSQSTHTSSGYRNDYGSSGYKKPKKVVVVSNSGSTGNSVGNLAGILGGGSQGTHTSSGYGNDYGSSGYKKPKKKVVVVSHSGSTGNSVGNRAGILGGGSQGTHSSSGYGNDYGSSGYKKHKKVVVVSNSGNTGSSVNHIAGILGGSHNTHTSSGHGKDYGSSGYKKSKKVTVVPNTSNTVHSARIIAGILGGSHNTHTSSGHGNDYGSSGYKKSKKVIVVPNTSNAVHSARIIAGILGGSQNSHTSSGHGKDYGSSGYKKSKKVIVVPNTSNAVHSARIIAGILGGSQNSHTSSGQGKDYGSSGYKKSKKVVISNSGNTGNSADHIAAILGGSQSIHTPWSGHGKDYGSSGYKKSKKVIVVPSASNTGNSVGQISNILGGSQSTHTTSGHGNDYGSTGYRKVNNGGMNGITIRNGGRRQFMFRPCTPVFHPKNYRKFNVNRRPGYGDDTGY; this is translated from the exons ATGTGGCGAATAATTATAGCAACATGTCTTGCAGCAAGTGCAG catCTCTAATACCAAACTACAAATCAAACGATGGTTATGGTACGCCAACAGGATACGATGACCATTACGGGAAAATGACACATGGTCATGGTAAAACAGATCACGGTGACAGTAAAGGGAAAAACGGATACAGTGACGGTTATAGTAATACAGTTTATGATGACAGTTACGGGAAAAATGGATACAGTGACGGTTATGGTAAAACAGGTTACGATAACAGTTACGGGAAAACAGGAAACAGTGGAGGTAATGGAAACACAGGAAATTCGGTCAGCCATATAGCCGAAATTTTAGGTGGATCTCAAAGCACACATACATCGTCCGGTCACAGAAAAGACTATGGGTCTTCAGGATATAAAAAATCGAAAAAGGTTGTAGTTGTATCGCACTCTGGAAACACAGGAAATTCGGTCAACCATATAGCCGGAATTTTAGGTGGTGGATCTCTAACCACACATACATCGTCAGGTTATGGAAATGACTATGGGTCTTCAGGATATAAGAAACCTAAAAAAGTTGTAGTTGTATCGCACTCTGGAAGCACAGAAAATTCAGTAGGCAATCTAGCCGGAATCTTAGGTGGTGGATCTCAGGCAACACATACATCTTCAGGTTATGGAAATGACTATGGGTCTTCAGGATACAAGAAACATAAAAACGGTGTAGTTGTATCGAACTCTGGAGGAACAGGAAATTCAGTCAACCATATAGCCGGAATCTTAGGTGGTGGATCTCAGGGTACACATACATCGTCAGGTTATGGAAATGACTATGGGTCTTCAGGATATAAGAAACATAAAAACGGTGTAGTTGTATCAAACTCTGGAAGCACAGGAAATTCAGTAGATCATATAGCCGGAATCTTAGGTGGTGGATCTCAGGGTACACATACATCGTCAGGTTATGGAAATGACTATGGATCTTCAGGATATAAGAAACCTAAAAAAGTTGTAGTTGTATCAAACTCTGGAAGCACAGGAAATTCAGTCGGCAATCTAGCCGGAATCTTAGGTGGTGGATCTCAGGGGACACATACATCTTCAGGTTATGGAAATGATTATGGGTCTTCAGGAtataagaaacataaaaaggttgTAGTTGTATCGAATTCTGGAGGAACAGGAAATTCAGTCAACCATATAGCCGGAATCTCAGGTGGTGGATCTCAGGGTACACATACATCGTCAGGTTATGGAAATGACTATGGGTCTTCAGGATATAAGAAACCTAAAAAGGTTGTAGTTGTATCGAATTCTGGAGGAACAGGAAATTCAGTCAACCATATAGCCGGAATCTTAGGTGGTGGATCTCAGGGTACACATTCATCGTCAGGTTATGGAAATGACTATGGGTCTTCAGGATATAAGAAACCTAAAAAGGTTGTAGTTGTATCAAACTCTGGAAGCACAGGAAATTCAGTCGGCAATCTAGACGGAATCTTAGGTGGTGGATCTCAGGGTACACATACATCGTCAGGTTATGGAAATGACTATGGATCTTCAGGATATAAGAAACCTAAAAAAGTTGTAGTTGTATCAAACTCTGGAAGCACAGGAAATTCAGTCGGCAATCTAGCCGGAATCTTAG GTGGTGGATCTCAGGGTACACATACATCGTCAGGTTATGGAAATGACTATGGGTCTTCAGGATATAAGAAACCTAAAAAG GTTGTAGTTGTATCAAACTCTGGAAGCACAGGAAATTCAGTCGGCAATCTAGCCGGAATCTTAGGTGGTGGATCTCAGGGTACACATACATCGTCAGGTTATGGAAATGACTATGGATCTTCAGGATATAAGAAACCTAAAAAAGTTGTAGTTGTATCAAACTCTGGAAGCACAGGAAATTCAGTCGGCAATCTAGCCGGAATCTTAGGTGGTGCATCTCAGGGGACACATACATCTTCAGGTTATGGAAATGATTATGGGTCTTCAGGAtataagaaacataaaaaggttgTAGTTGTATCGAATTCTGGAGGAACAAGAAATTCAGTCAACCATATAGCCGGAATCTTAGGTG GTGGATCTCAAAGCACACATACATCGTCAGGTTATGGAAATGACTATGGGTCTTCAGGATATAAGAAACCTAAAAAGGTTGTAGTTGTATCAAACTCTGGAAGCACAGGAAATTCAGTCGGCAATCTAGCCGGAATCTTAGGTGGTGGATCTCAGGGTACACATACATCGTCAGGTTATGGAAATGACTATGGGCCTTCAGGAtataagaaacataaaaaggttgTAGTGGTATCGAACTCTGGAAGCAGAGGAAATTCAGTTAACCAAATAGCCGGTATTTTAGGTGGATCTCAAAGCACACATACATCGTCAGGTTATGGAAATGACTATGGGTCTTCAGGATATAAGGAACCTAAAAAAGTTGTAGTTGTATCGCACTCTGGAAGCACAGGAAATTCAGTCGGCAATCTAGCCGGAATCTTAGGTGGTGGATCTCAGGGTACACATTCATCGTCAGGTTATGGGAATGACTATGGGTCTTCAGGATATAAGAAACCTAAAAAAGGTGTAGTTGAATCAAACTCTGGAAACACAGGTAGTTCAGTTAACCATATAGCCGGAATTTTAGGTGGATCTCAAAGCACACGTACATCGTCAGGTTATAGAAATGACTATGGGTCTTCAGGATATAAGAAACCTAAAAAGGTTGTAGTTGTATCAAACTCTGGAAGCACAGGAAATTCAGTCGGCAATCTAGCCGGAATCTTAGGTGGTGGATCTCAGGGGACACATACATCGTCAGGTTATGGAAATGACTATGGGTCTTCAGGATATAAGAAACCTAAAAAAGTTGTAGTTGTATCGCACTCTGGAAGCACAGGAAATTCAGTCGGCAATCTAGCCAGAATCTTAGGTGGTGGATCTCAGGGTACACATTCATCGTCAGGTTATGGGAATGACTATGGGTCTTCAGGATATAAGAAACATAAAAAAGTTGTAGTTGTATCAAACTCTGGAAACACAGGTAGTTCAGTTAATCATATAGCCGGAATTTTAGGTGGATCTCAAAGCACACATACATCGTCAGGTTATAGAAATGACTATGGGTCTTCAGGATATAAGAAACCTAAAAAGGTTGTAGTTGTATCAAACTCTGGAAGCACAGGAAATTCAGTCGGCAATCTAGCCGGAATCTTAGGTGGTGGATCTCAGGGGACACATACATCGTCAGGTTATGGAAATGACTATGGGTCTTCAGGATATAagaaacctaaaaaaaaagttgtagttGTATCGCACTCTGGAAGCACAGGAAATTCAGTCGGCAATCGAGCCGGAATCTTAGGTGGTGGATCCCAGGGTACACATTCATCGTCAGGTTATGGGAATGACTATGGGTCTTCAGGATATAAGAAACATAAAAAAGTTGTAGTTGTATCAAACTCTGGAAACACAGGTAGTTCAGTTAACCATATAGCCGGAATTTTAGGTGGATCTCACAATACACATACATCTTCAGGTCACGGAAAAGACTATGGGTCTTCAGGatataaaaaatctaagaagGTTACAGTTGTTCCGAACACTAGCAACACAGTACATTCGGCCCGAATTATAGCCGGAATTTTAGGTGGATCTCACAACACACATACATCTTCAGGTCACGGAAACGACTATGGGTCTTCAGGatataaaaaatctaagaagGTTATAGTTGTTCCGAACACTAGCAACGCAGTACATTCGGCACGAATTATAGCCGGAATTTTAGGTGGATCCCAAAACTCACATACATCTTCAGGTCACGGAAAAGACTATGGGTCTTCAGGatataaaaaatctaagaagGTTATAGTTGTTCCGAACACTAGCAACGCAGTACATTCGGCACGAATTATAGCCGGAATTTTAGGTGGATCCCAAAACTCACATACATCTTCAGGTCAAGGAAAAGACTATGGGTCTTCAGGATATAAGAAATCTAAAAAGGTTGTAATATCTAACTCTGGCAACACAGGAAATTCGGCTGACCATATAGCCGCAATTTTAGGCGGATCTCAAAGCATACATACACCGTGGTCTGGTCACGGAAAAGACTATGGGTCTTCCGGatataaaaaatctaagaagGTTATAGTTGTACCAAGCGCTAGCAACACAGGAAATTCGGTCGGCCAAATATCCAACATCTTAGGTGGATCTCAAAGCACACATACTACTTCAGGTCACGGAAATGACTATGGGTCTACAGGGTATCGAAAGGTTAACAATGGAG GTATGAATGGCATAACAATCAGAAACGGAGGCAGACGACAGTTTATGTTTAGGCCTT GTACTCCTGTCTTCCATCCTAAAAATTACAGAAAGTTTAACGTTAACAGAAGACCAG GTTATGGTGATGATACAGGGTATTAA